Part of the Spinacia oleracea cultivar Varoflay chromosome 5, BTI_SOV_V1, whole genome shotgun sequence genome, TGACTAAACTCATTAGGATTTGTATGCCACAATTTAGTATAACCAACATTTCCATGGACCGGGATTGGAGGCCATCCACCTTGAACCCCATCACCATTGCTACCCGGACTCAAACAAGGTATTGATCCTAAGTGAAAATTCTCGGTATTTGGTAACATAAAAATCGGATTTTGAGACGACAAATTAATCGGCATTGGAGGAGGTGATGGAGGACGACAAGATTTTAGTGGCTTTTGGTTATTAGGAATTGGTAAATTAGGCAATGGCAATGGCAAATGAATACCATTTCGAGAAGGCGAATCCGTGGATGGAGATGAAAATTTGCTTCAACTTTTTTGATGATGATATTGATGATGATCTATTAACAATCCCATCATCACCACAAATGTTGCTACACATTTGTTTTTGATCTTCTTGAATCATCCTTAATtctatcttttcttcttctccctACCTCCTTCGATCATGAACCTATGATACTTACAtctttctatatatatatatatatatatatatatatatatatatatatatatatatatatatatatatatatatatatataataactaAATTTCGAAAACTTTATCAAattcgaaatatgattttttttttcttaatctaACAACTTAGAAATAAATCTTTACTAATTAAGAAATTAATTATTATAGTAAATGGATCTAAAGTGGCTATATCTACTCTAAACTAAACTAAGATTTTCACTCTACACGGTGACACTCATGAAACAAATTTTATACAAAATGACCTACCCAGAAATAAAGGAGTTCCCCAAAAAGTGAAATCTCATTAAAATCACacaaattttataaaatttaaaatataacatTTTTTTGAGGACGCATGCGGAAGTTTTGATGGACCTGaataatataacaaaattgtatttttttcattgattacattaataagaattgtacaacaatatttgcGAGAGCTCATGTCTCTCACTTATCTCTTTGGTAGAACCCTTGTTTTTACCCCTCATGTTTGTGGGAGCTCTCTTTATGGGCTCATTCCTAAACTTATGCAAATACAAACTATTTATAGTTGTTCAATATAGGTCATTTTCATTCTCTAGAATTTTTTACCTCTTTCACTAAATAAATTTTTCTAGACGCTTAACTAGATATTTTTCAAGTAAATTCTAGACATTGTTTTGgctagatttttctacacacTTTACTACTAGATTTTTATATAACACCTTGTAGatttagatttttctagattaatagATTTTGGGTCCATAACCTACCAAATACTTTCTAAATACAGAATTAAATCAATTTTATGTGACTTTCACGTGTCCTCGGTTGCTTCTCTTCTGTTCGATAATCAAGAATGGGATAATTGATTAATTTCGTTCTAGAGAACAAGaacttttgaaaaatatattacgataaattttaatcaTATTTGTACATTCTGTTTGTACGTCCAATTGACTTTTAGTTGGTCCTGTAGTCTGAAAGCCCACTTGGATAAATACAACATAATCCAGTTATCTTCCACAAGTCTCTACGCCTCTTaagcggcccacggcccatttGTAATGCTACATTTATTACACGAACACTATAAATACGCCGTCTTAGTGCACATACCAAAATACgttcatttattatttttacatACACTTTAATTTATAGAGCTTACTCTCGAACCTAGTatttacttaggcatcggatgGGCTTTACTCGTAACATCCCCGAGACCAGTTAACTCAGTTGTGTGGAGGTATTCTTGGACTAAAACACTCAAGACCATGTTAGATCTTCTTCCACTACAAAAGGGTATTTAATCCGAATCCCATTATTTCATACACGGAACACATTCAATTGCTATTTCACTAGTGTTATTCAAGAAAATAGTTGACATAAATTTGTTGTAGGTGGGTATTTTTTGTTATTGCATAACATATTATTAGCAAGAACTGTATATGTTTTTATTAAAACTAGTACAAAACCCGTGCCATGCACAAATggttatatatttttaattcatTAGTTTTTTACTTTTATGTATCATATATGAACTTTATTAGCATCATTACTTAAAGTAGatgatatattttttaaataacgTGGTAAtaaatctatactatatattaaaaggcgtttcaaAAGAAGTTTACATGGCGCTCTGCTTATTAGTCATTCACTCTATGCGATTTTCACATACATGAAAAAAAATGTGAAATATGATTTGTATAAAGTTTGAACCCCTAACCTTGTGTTTAATTAATAAAGCTTTTACCACTATGACATAACgtgtttcatgttatcattacgaaaatataaataaataaataaaaatgttaCTAATGTGGTAactcggggcatcgcccgaacCCAGAAACTAGTTAccaattaaaaagaaaataatgcaCAACCAAATAAAAGAACTAAAAGCCAGAAGATCGatcaccaaaaaaataaaaaaataaatataagccaataaggtaaaaaattaaaaaaaactaaaagtcATCTAACTTTGGATGAAAATTCctatttaaataaaatgaaaaataaaactttTTCGATCTTATGACTTATCTTCTTTGTTCATCATCTTCTCCATTCCTATAGATTAATAATCCAATTATATTTGTGTGAATTTAGAGCATAAGAGGCTGATACGAGCATATTGTATTACTTTCTGTGAATGATTCAACAATGCATAAGAAAACACATTAACTTCTAAGATGGTAACACTAAGTTAAGAAGTTTGTACGTAATTTTTCAATAGTAAATGATTATACTTGTTAATTAAAAAGACACATTACCTTCTCATCCATAAGAACTATTTCAATGCCGTATGGATCTATATGAGTCTTAGAGCTATGAGTTTTCTAGAATCGAATTACACTAGTTTGTATGCTCCATGATTAGTTCAATGGAGTGACATCCAAAACTAAATTTAATCTTGACACCATGATGATCAGTGAATATTATTCGAAAAATAATTGTGCAGTGTTTCCCTTATACTTATATCATTTATATAGTCGTAGACGTACAACAACACAACTTATTTTTTAATCCAAAAAATAAGCTAtatttaaaatcaaaaaatcTTTATGTGTAGACGTTTTGTTATAGAAAACTAGTCtaatatgcacgcgatgcgtgcggaattatataaaaacttaaaattgtattacaaccactaaatataataaaaaatgttCACAAAGTAGTAACATTtcgaaataaaaatagaattatATTAAATTACACAATATATTGTTGTTAATTCTAGATGTCTCTGAAGAGACATAAAAACAGAATTACATTAAATTACACAACATATGAACATCTATATCACATAAGAATAAATTATGTAGCTGAATAAAAGTAATTATGAAGTGATAGAAACTTAACATAATGATGCTAACGTAAACCCGTTAAAGGCCAACATTGGGCTTAAATATTGAGCCCAAACAAAGAAGCTTTCAAAAAAGACAATAGCCTGAATACAAAACTCTACCCAAGTGTTTCACCTTTTTCTTTCATTACCCTATCTTTTGTTTTGCCGTGAAACTTGAAGGATGATTCAGCCGTAATTCCTGcaccagaggagagagaatataaGAATACAAAATGGCGGAAAAGGAAGTCActaatcaaaatccaaactcgCAAGTTCATGACCACTCGGCTTCTCTCATGAAGCAATTCTTTAGTTCTTCTCCCTCTTTTCTCCATTGATTGTCTTCTCTCAAGTGCAGTTTAGTTCCAGTTTTTATGACATTGTGGACCGTCATGGATCTCAACCTCAGTAGTATCTCCACTCGTGTGGATCAAGAAGATGATAGTCTTTTGGTCACATCGCAGCATTGTCGATTTATGTTGTTCAGTTACCTAACCAGTCCACCAAAACAGATTTTGCTTAAAAAACCGCCAACCACAACAATAACTGCAATGAAGGTAAAAACGTAAGTGTAACAAAGTAACATACGCATAAGCAAAGCtgaaagggaaaaaaaagatAACCCTCAGCCGCAGCTGCTGCTGGgaaaaacagaagaaaaacAACAGTTGAAACAGCTGGAATGAACAACCCATAGCAGCAGACTGTAACAACAGAACAAACAGTCTGCAAACACTCTAACACAAATCTGCACATATCAAAAGTATGAAAATCAAACTGCACCTGCAGCTGCTGAACCAAAAACTACCAGAAGAACCAATCTGCACATATAAGAAGTGCAGGTGCTGCTGTTTTCTTCTGTTTTTCCCAGAGTACGTTGTTGGCTAATGATGTAGCAGCTGCTATGTTCTACTGCAGTGTTCTGCTACCGTCTTAGAATTCATTTCAAACAAATCCATCCAGCCTATGAAAGCAAGGACCCTATTCTCAGGAACATCTTGAGCATAACCAAGAGTAGGGCCACTGGAAACCCTAATCCTATTATTCATACAACCccatagaaaaaaataaaaccaacaaTAATTATTCACATTGATAAAGGATACCCGCATCCTTTAACTTCAACTTCTGACAATTGAACAATGAGTCTCCTATCTCAGCTATCATCGCAGTGTCACTACAAAAATGGCGGAAAAGTAGTCACAAATCAAAATCCGAACTCGCAAGTTCATGACCACTCGTCTTCTCTCAAGGAAGCAAAATTCTATAGTTCTTCTCCCTCTTTTCTCCATTGATTTTCTTCTCAAATTGTTATTCCATAATTTTAGTAATTGTATTAAGTAGTAATTATATTTCAATCATtctaccttttaaaaaaaaaatcttgacGTTTTTGATAGCTACTGAATTTGTGGCGTGATTGGTGGAGCAAAGTCGCAAACTAATGTGACTTtcctttttcttattttctgtTTCAATTATGGCATGATTTTTGGTGAGTTAACCTGTATATTCTGCTGTgattaaaaatattataaaatataGGGGATATTAAATGTTTTTAAGGTGACTTAACTTTCTGATTCAAAGCCTTCATTGCATCTGTTAACTTGAGAAATGAATAGTTACCGCTAGTGATCCATTTCATCTATGCAATatataaaaccttaaaaatcaatTGTCCAGTTTATAATCATGGTAACTAATGATAAGAATCGAACAAACAAAGTAGTTAATTAGGGGGAAAAGTTGTCACCTTTTGCTTAAAATCTTAAatatttcatttcaaatttgcAATTGATCAATTGAATATGAAAATTGTATTAGAATTTCATCCAAAGCAGCAAATACAGAGCATCATGATCACAATCATAATAACCTCAATAAAAAAAGTACTCTTGTAAAATTAGAGAAGCAAGAAATGGAAACAATAGAGCAAATTTACCTGATGAGAAGTGGAAACAATAGAGCAAGTTCAGGCCATGAATTCTTCTTTACAAATTCAGCATCaacaacaaaactatcaaaaatcAAAAGTCGATCAGTTACAAACTTACAATTACCGTATCATCAAAAACCAAAAGGGAAATAGGAAATTCGGAAATTCAGCTAAAAAAGTTAGGTTACTGCTTCTAACCTAAGAACCGGAAATTCCGCTCGAATTAACGATTCCAATAGCATCTCCTTAAATTCCTGACTAAAAGAACCCGATCGACCTTCCCATGAACATTTCGTTGAATCAAGTTCTTAAAATAATAAGCAGCAGCTACTTTACCATCTCCTACACAGTTTaatcaagttcaaattttcaattttttgaaTCGCAATTAGAAATTCAACTGATTTAGTGCAGGAATCAAATTGATAATATGAAATAGTAGAAATGAATTACCGTTAAcatgggagaggagagagaaagggaaatCTATCCCTGGAGAAACATAGGCTGTCAAGTAATTTTGTCCCAGTCTCCTACATAGTAAGAAAACATCCATCACATGTCAGATAAAACTATATTCTGCTTTGCCATGATGCTCTTGTGTTAAACACAAAGATCCAGTgaatataattaaaattaaccTAAAATATTGATGATTATTGTCAAGGACCTCAAGTCCTCAAGGTATGGAGAATTATACAAATTAGTGAGGTAAATAAAATTCCAAAGCTCATCTGGTAGCAAACCTATAGCATCAATTTCATAGACCTTCAATTTCTCGGACATTAGTCACTATCTCCGTTTACACTTTGTACAGGAGGCTGCTCAAAGTTTTTAACAAAAATGGAAGAATTGTAGCTTTGCGATGACGAATATGGTTGGACCAACAGAGCAAGTTAGTTTCGCAAACAACCCTGTAAAAGGGTTTTACTTCTTACCAACTGGAATAAACTTGGTAAGATCAGTTACCTACGTACCCCCATCTAGTTCATCAATATTCATTAATCTCCGACCAAGATTTAATTAACCTATACATTCTTGAGATCATTTTATTGCAGAGTTTAATAGTGATGCACATAGTTTGTTAACACACACCAGCTTATTAGTGATATTAGGTTAATTACAACTTAATTTAATCATCTCATGTTAACACACACCAGAATTCCCCTTCCAATGTACCTGATCAATCAATCACCAGTCCAAAACCCCAAATTCTACAATTATAAGTGATTAAGGCGGTGTAAAAGGTGCAGAAATTCACCGAGTAAAATTGCAGAGTAAAATTAAACTCACGGGATTAACTCCCTTCAAAATTATACTACAATTATGATTAGGAGACAAAATTAAATATGAactaataagtaaataaatatttaGGTTTTGAAATTAAAGGAGTTCCACAAACCTCTCCTCTCACAGGCTTAGGTCCATTCCAAAATGTGTATGTTTCAATCACACACCTCCTTCTTTTGCCTTTGCAATCAAATCAAGCCACATCTGAATAATTGAAAATTGATATTGAAGTAAAAATTGGGTATTATTACACCAAAATCGGGAAGAAATGTAAATTTaaatgaaattgaaatattTACAACAAAATTCGGGGAAAAGGAAGAATGATGACCTGGGGAGTGGCGCGAGGGTAGTGATGCCGGCGGAGATGAGAATACGACGGCGTCCGGCGATGATAAGTGATCGATGATCATATGTCACGTTGTACAGCTCAAAGATGAGTTTTTCGATGGAGAATTCCGCCATTAAAAGCATGAGAAAACACCATTGCTATTTGAGAGGGAAAAGGGTGAACCTTACCATCAATGATTTTTCATTGATCTTCGAAATTGGTTAGGGTTCTTCAGTGACCGGGGAAGAAGACGGGGGGAGGTTTGGGATGTGCAGAATTACCATGgagttgagaggagagagaaaaggcgtGAGTTGAGAGGAGGGAGAGATTGGGCGCTTAGTGAATCTCTAGGGTTTCGACCGAAGTCTGGGGTAGGAGGGTATTATTGTCTTTTTCtaaggggacacgaaaagtgtatTTACTTATTTATCCTCAgatgttcctttatataatagagattacttttattttttggttGAAGAATTTTATCCTTTATTtaaaaaagtaataaaagatTCTATTTTAACAAACTCTGACTTATGTTCACGTTCAACATATATTACTGTTTAACATTTTTtcatttattaaaaaaacaatgatttaatcttttatttaaaaatgtAGTAAAAGATTCTATATTAACAATACCTGACTTATCTTCACGTTTaacaaatcataatttattatgtgaaaatttgccaaatacaacctcataaagttctttatttgtcaattacaatcataaatttttatttttgccaattacaaccttaaacttatacatccattttaaattacaacccgaagttattttccggcaaaaatcaccgAAAGATTATatcataatgttattaaaaaaaattacataatttctataaaaaaattaaatcgataaataagaattaaaacaaaaaaaaaaagaaattgaaaaaatattttttttatagagtACTTCGTAAGTTTTTTTAATAACGTTATTACATTATCTTCTGGTGATTTTTGCAGGAAAATgatttcgggttgtaatttaaaatattgaaaaaattagaaatttgagtGTGTAATTAGCAAATAGTGAaatttattaggttgtatttgacaaattttatgtttaaaatttatttCATATAGAAAAACAATGATTTCATGCTTATCTTTTAAGTTCTTACATAGAATCtgcttaacttttttttaaaattaaaaaaaatagaaaatattttAAGCCTGGGAACTTTTTTCTAAAAAAGCGACATGCGCATTTCGGAAATTTATCTGGTGATTACTTTAATACTCCATATATAGTAAATGATGATTGGTaaattgatgttgaatgaggAAGATAGAGTGGAAAATGTGTTAAGTTGTAAAATAAGTTGCAAACAACaactttctcttattttattcttttttttttccttatacCCACCCAcatctatactattattaaatctcTAAGACAAAGTATGTCACGCCGCCATGTGTCACCTTCTGTAAATATGACAAGACGCCACATCAACAATGACATGGAGGGTAtgctttttatattaaaataaacaaaatgaTTTTGTTAGGGTTCGAACATGGGACCAACAAATAATATATTAGAAAGCTTACCATCTTAGCTAATTATTAGTTATGTCTTTTAATTCTACTTAAATTATTTAAGTTGGATAGGATTAGTGTGTATTAATACTAATTTTTCACCATGTTTATGTTATTTGCTAATTTTCACACAATAGTGATTGCAAGAAAATGTAATTTTGTTACAAATATTGAAAAAGGTTTCAAATAATATTACATCTTTTAATTTGACCATTTTCTACATATAATATAACATGTTTTTTCATTCATTAGTCAACAATTTTGTTAGCATATATGGATTATAACATATATACAAGACATTGAATAGATATTAGTTATGATTTACAAATACTAACAACCCAAAAAAGATAAAGAACACTATTACTAAAATATGATACTACGTACAACACACTAcatccaaataaaataaactatTGCTGGatagttttaaaaaaaagagtCAAACTCGCATACCCACGTATAAATGTAAACAATGTgtaaaaatatatttcatatagtATTCTACGTTTTAACCGGGGCATCACCCGGGGAAAACACTAGTTTTTATACATTTCTCTTACttcatccatattttattatatttaaggGTAAACTTTTACCacataaaaaaattgaaaaatttatatcgccaaaaaaataaattgtgttttaccacctaaaaataaaataaaaattgttgtACACTTGAGTAAAACTTTACTCGGAATACTTAAAGTTACTCCTAATTACACCCTTCCTCTCTTTGTTCTTCATATGTGAAATATAGTCTTTTATCAAATCGATCTGGTTAATATGGGTGGCGGTAGGAGAAGGAAAAACCGGCGTAATAAGTCAAAACGTAAAGTTTTACCACCGGAGTTATATTTACCACCAGAGTTATGGAGGAAGGTATTGGCGAGGTTGCCGGTGAAAACCCTATTAAGATTCAGGGCGGTTTGTAGAACCTGGTGTTCTGTGATCGATGAACCTGATTTTCTTTCGATGCATCTTAATCTTTTTAAGAATAATGTTAACAAGAATTACTTACTAGTCATGGATTCAGATTTTTGGGGAGATCCATATTTAGGAGTTCGTCTAAGAGAGAGTTTTACGATAATTACACAACTTCAGCAAAATACCAAATCATTTAAGATTCACGGAAATTGTAATGGATTGGTTGTAATTCAACATTATGATACGTTGGTTGGGATTCATAATGATAATAGGGTGAACCCTTTGATAAAGCTATGGAACCCGTCTGCACAAAAAGCTATATATGGTACTTCCCCCTTCTCCGTGCTGTGTAGACGTTGTTGTTATTGGATTTGTTCCTTGCAGTAATGAATATAAAGTGGTTGCCTTTTGCTTTCATTTAAAAAATTCATCAATGACAGTTTCGGTTTATTCAGTTAGTGATCATCTTTGGAGGAGCAAGACCGTTACGATTGATTTTCCTGTAATATTTTTACGTTTGTGGAGGAATTGCACGAGAACATCTGGACAgattagacctggttatcgggcggggcgggtcagggtcggtgcgggttaaaagagggtcgggtattgaaagggtcatttttagcgggtcgataatgggcgggtcaaatcGTGTTGCGGGTCAgtagcgggtcattagtgggcgggtcaataaacgagcaatgaaaaatgaaaaacaaaagagccatgtgcatgtacaagtaaatacgaagctatacacgtaattttttgtatcattactattttaattttcaaaataattgtattataagtttgaccctacaatgaccctgtccaataaaggccctgtccaataagagccctgcccaataaaagccctattaacttgaccctaaccctatatccattggactaccctgtccaataaccaggtctaggaCAGATGTGTGATTATTACTCTAATGGAGCCGCACACTGGCTTGTGTCCGATaaagaagaacaaaatcaaTTCACACATGTTCTTTCGTTCGACTTTGGTGCGGAAGCTTTCAGCTATGTGAAATTGCCGGTTGTTGAAGATGAaaccactacaagaatttgatTAATTACCAACCGCTAAAATTGGTTGGTAAAACGCGAAAAACGGTTGGTAAAAGATTTTGCGACCGCCAACGGTCGCAAAAAAGCGGTCAGTTTTCACCTGGACGGTAATTTAGGAAACTCCAACTGGAAGGCGGTCGCTAAAATTTACCGACAGGATTAGCGACCGCAATAaacagtcactaaattagtgaccgccaagcagtcgctaatttagtgaccgctaaGGCAGTCGCTAATTTAGCGACCGCCTAGacggtcactaatttagtgactgccTAGGCGgacactaaattagtgactgccttggtggcggtcactaaattagttaCTGCTTTagtggcggtcactaaatttgTGACTGCCTTTGCGGTCGGTAATTATGCAAATATCATTTGCAGCCAATTTTGTAAAATCGCATATATACCTGTATTATATATGTACCTGTAAATATTATATATGCCTGTATATATACGAATTTATATAAATTCTGTAAAATCGTATGAAACCTGCTCGATGTTATAATATTaaacctgttcaaagtcatacaacaaagattcataatacacataatgttgttcaaacatgttaatacgAAAAGTTATAACTAGTTCAAACTAATACAAGAATACTAACTACCTAACACAAAGGTGTCCCGCCGTCGGTTGGATCTCGAGGGTCCTGCGACTGCGAGAAAGGAAAACCAGTACATTGACTGAACATCCGCTCGTAAGACTCCATTGCCTTTTTCATCTGGGCGGCATGTTCTTCTCTTTCttgtctctccctttctctctcttgtctCTCCCTTTCCATCTCCCTTTGGTGCTCTAGTCGATCTgcttctctttcttctctctccctttgccTCAAAAGTAGATCGTCCTCCATAGCCTTTAACATCTGATTTTTGTTGTTTCAAGCTCAATGGATTT contains:
- the LOC130461297 gene encoding F-box/kelch-repeat protein At3g06240-like, producing MGGGRRRKNRRNKSKRKVLPPELYLPPELWRKVLARLPVKTLLRFRAVCRTWCSVIDEPDFLSMHLNLFKNNVNKNYLLVMDSDFWGDPYLGVRLRESFTIITQLQQNTKSFKIHGNCNGLVVIQHYDTLVGIHNDNRVNPLIKLWNPSAQKAIYGLGQMCDYYSNGAAHWLVSDKEEQNQFTHVLSFDFGAEAFSYVKLPVVEDETTTRI